Proteins encoded within one genomic window of Legionella sp. PC997:
- a CDS encoding chaperone modulator CbpM, protein MKQDNTIIGVLIEETMTISFDEVCQKYQIPEELLHEMVEYGLFSTETTKTEHLKLNPNDLRKIESAFRLHQDLGINLPGVALALDLLEKIDQLNEELNILRKHF, encoded by the coding sequence ATGAAACAAGACAATACAATTATTGGCGTGCTTATTGAAGAAACAATGACGATATCATTTGATGAAGTATGTCAAAAATATCAGATACCTGAAGAATTGTTACATGAAATGGTTGAGTACGGTTTATTTTCTACAGAAACCACAAAAACAGAGCACCTGAAGTTAAATCCGAACGATCTCCGAAAAATTGAGTCGGCATTTCGCCTCCATCAGGATTTGGGAATTAATCTTCCGGGGGTAGCCCTTGCACTGGACTTATTAGAAAAAATAGATCAATTAAACGAAGAGCTTAACATTTTACGTAAACATTTTTGA
- the ftsB gene encoding cell division protein FtsB codes for MRPLFIILIVSLVVLQHKLWLGDGNLIQWQNLEKKLVVHEQENNKLATRNRALEADIRELKGGEQALEEQARYELGMVKGTEVYYQFVD; via the coding sequence ATGCGCCCTTTGTTTATAATTTTAATTGTTTCCCTGGTCGTTTTACAGCATAAGCTGTGGCTGGGCGATGGAAATTTAATTCAATGGCAAAATCTTGAAAAAAAACTGGTTGTTCACGAACAAGAAAACAATAAACTGGCAACACGAAATCGAGCGCTTGAAGCAGATATTAGAGAATTAAAAGGTGGCGAGCAAGCTCTGGAAGAACAAGCACGCTATGAACTTGGAATGGTAAAAGGGACAGAAGTCTATTATCAATTTGTAGACTGA
- a CDS encoding DnaJ C-terminal domain-containing protein — MDKDYYKIMGVSEDASDKDIKMAYRKLARKYHPDISKEPNAEERFKEMGEAYEVLRDPVKKAEYDNYRRNKAFHQQGGSTHWRPEESEHYYSGQFNEDLFENLFGHSRYRQQPMAGQDYHGKINISLENAFKGTLTNIQIPMTNGSEVTMQTLKVKIPPGVKSGQQIRLAGQGAPGIHGGPRGDIYLTIQIEKHPLFDLMDGDIYLTLPITPWEAALGATVVVPTLGGKIDLKIPPGSQGGQKLRLKNRGLPGKTPGHQYVLLKIITPPATTEAATELYKKMEQVMPFNPRDKIGV, encoded by the coding sequence ATGGATAAAGACTATTATAAAATAATGGGAGTAAGTGAGGATGCCTCTGATAAAGACATTAAGATGGCATATCGAAAATTGGCTCGGAAATATCATCCTGATATAAGTAAAGAGCCAAACGCAGAAGAGCGCTTTAAAGAAATGGGAGAAGCCTACGAGGTTTTAAGAGACCCAGTGAAAAAAGCAGAGTATGATAATTATCGAAGAAATAAAGCGTTTCATCAGCAAGGAGGATCAACGCATTGGCGACCGGAAGAATCCGAACATTACTACAGTGGCCAATTTAATGAGGACTTATTTGAAAATTTATTTGGGCATTCTCGCTATCGCCAACAACCGATGGCCGGACAAGATTATCATGGAAAAATAAATATCAGCCTGGAAAATGCATTTAAAGGAACGCTGACAAACATACAAATTCCTATGACAAACGGATCAGAAGTCACCATGCAAACCCTAAAAGTGAAAATACCTCCAGGAGTCAAATCGGGCCAACAAATTCGGCTTGCAGGACAAGGAGCCCCAGGAATTCATGGGGGCCCACGCGGTGATATTTATTTAACGATACAAATTGAGAAACATCCACTCTTTGATCTAATGGATGGTGATATCTACCTCACACTCCCTATTACTCCATGGGAGGCGGCGTTGGGTGCAACTGTGGTCGTTCCTACATTAGGAGGAAAAATCGATTTAAAAATACCTCCTGGCTCTCAAGGGGGGCAAAAGTTAAGACTTAAAAATCGTGGGTTACCTGGAAAAACACCTGGACACCAATACGTACTTTTAAAAATTATTACCCCACCAGCAACCACTGAAGCTGCTACAGAGCTCTATAAAAAAATGGAGCAAGTAATGCCTTTTAATCCACGTGACAAAATAGGAGTATAA
- a CDS encoding thioredoxin family protein, which produces MKIAFKLLIMLFIVCATGWAAQPLPTWYSITDHKAIIKVEMFLSTTCPHCQKADAFFHEMEKKYPDLQVQRYYINQDKDSLGRFYQLLSAQQMDDFAVPSIFFCNSRWVGFASADTTGKDLLQAINYCKKQIEHKGELTIETVNTLRHLANANRFITGIVEKPSRLQFTTTIALMDSFAPCAFFCFAGFLAFLLIETQRKSQITAAFLFASSVAIVHYFQQVYPSAFFELLPWMRIPAVLLGLMTIYFVRQYYKKQYPKTLYFVLAFFLGLITTIYQQTCVMNWSTIFEQWLNDQHLPSGQASMYQLLYQGVYILPLLLILLIYFLLCRIKRFAASRTRLATIGLLFLLAIAVSLVVYPFVLSNLGISIVLLFILMIIGNFLNLT; this is translated from the coding sequence ATGAAAATTGCTTTCAAATTGCTCATAATGCTCTTTATTGTTTGCGCTACAGGGTGGGCTGCTCAACCTTTGCCCACATGGTATTCGATCACAGATCATAAAGCGATCATAAAGGTAGAAATGTTTCTGTCGACCACCTGTCCCCACTGTCAAAAGGCTGATGCTTTTTTCCATGAAATGGAAAAAAAATATCCGGATTTACAGGTTCAACGATATTATATTAATCAGGATAAAGACTCATTAGGTCGTTTTTATCAATTATTGAGCGCACAGCAAATGGACGATTTTGCTGTTCCATCAATCTTTTTTTGTAATTCGCGTTGGGTTGGTTTTGCTTCAGCAGATACCACTGGAAAAGATTTGTTGCAAGCGATTAACTATTGTAAGAAGCAAATTGAACATAAAGGTGAATTAACTATTGAAACGGTTAATACTTTGCGTCATTTGGCCAATGCAAATCGATTTATTACAGGAATAGTAGAAAAACCGTCAAGGCTTCAATTTACAACTACCATTGCGCTTATGGACTCCTTTGCTCCTTGCGCCTTTTTTTGTTTTGCAGGATTTCTAGCTTTTCTTTTAATTGAGACACAAAGGAAAAGTCAGATTACTGCAGCGTTTTTGTTTGCCTCTTCTGTAGCTATAGTCCACTATTTTCAACAAGTGTACCCCAGTGCTTTTTTTGAATTGTTGCCCTGGATGCGTATACCTGCAGTACTATTAGGCTTGATGACTATTTACTTTGTTAGGCAATATTATAAAAAACAGTATCCTAAAACTTTGTATTTTGTATTAGCCTTTTTCCTAGGGCTAATTACTACTATATATCAGCAAACCTGTGTGATGAATTGGTCTACAATCTTTGAACAATGGTTGAATGATCAGCATTTACCCAGTGGGCAAGCCAGTATGTATCAATTGCTGTATCAAGGAGTATACATACTACCTCTACTGCTGATTTTACTTATTTATTTTCTCTTGTGCCGGATCAAACGCTTTGCCGCTTCAAGAACAAGACTAGCCACTATTGGGTTATTATTTTTGCTTGCTATCGCTGTTAGTTTAGTGGTCTATCCCTTCGTATTGTCGAATTTGGGAATCTCAATTGTGCTTTTATTTATCTTAATGATTATTGGTAACTTTTTAAATTTGACTTGA
- the lipA gene encoding lipoyl synthase: protein MSKPINIPVVVESGKKYKTSHGVTAIKDGVKPTGLIYERLPKPKWLRVVNHTTPEYHQVKEQVQKHRLATVCEEAKCPNIAECWSHGTATIMLMGAVCTRACRFCAVDTGNPHGWLDLQEPENTANTVALMNLDYVVLTSVNRDDLSDGGAHHYAQTIRAIKRRSPKTKVEALTPDFQGVEKDIAVLLDSGVDVFAQNVETVERLTHPVRDNRAGYAQTLNVLSFAKRYRPDVLTKTSLMLGLGETDEEVIQTMDDLRVHNVDILTLGQYLQPTRNHLPIARYVTPETFAELRQIGLKKGFFEVASGPLVRSSYRADRIFKQDNLGLDN, encoded by the coding sequence ATGAGCAAGCCCATTAATATTCCCGTGGTCGTAGAGAGTGGAAAAAAATATAAAACATCTCACGGGGTAACAGCAATTAAAGACGGAGTAAAACCAACAGGGCTAATCTATGAGCGTTTACCGAAACCTAAATGGCTGCGCGTGGTAAATCATACTACTCCTGAATATCATCAAGTAAAAGAGCAGGTGCAAAAACATCGTTTAGCGACTGTTTGCGAGGAAGCAAAGTGTCCTAATATTGCTGAATGTTGGTCGCATGGTACTGCTACAATTATGTTAATGGGAGCTGTGTGCACACGTGCCTGTCGTTTTTGCGCAGTAGACACTGGGAATCCTCATGGTTGGTTGGATTTGCAAGAACCAGAAAATACAGCCAATACAGTTGCCTTAATGAATTTAGATTATGTCGTGTTAACTTCCGTAAACAGAGATGATTTATCAGATGGTGGCGCCCATCATTATGCGCAAACTATCCGTGCGATTAAACGACGCTCTCCTAAAACTAAAGTGGAAGCATTAACTCCTGATTTTCAAGGAGTAGAAAAAGATATTGCCGTATTATTGGATAGTGGTGTCGATGTATTTGCACAAAATGTTGAAACAGTAGAACGTTTGACTCATCCAGTACGAGACAATAGAGCCGGATATGCACAAACATTAAATGTTCTTTCATTTGCTAAACGCTACAGACCTGACGTTTTGACCAAAACTAGCTTGATGCTAGGTTTAGGTGAAACGGATGAAGAAGTTATCCAAACAATGGATGACTTGCGTGTCCATAATGTAGATATTCTTACGCTGGGGCAATATTTGCAACCAACAAGAAATCATTTACCCATTGCGCGGTACGTGACTCCCGAAACCTTTGCTGAATTGAGGCAGATAGGATTAAAGAAAGGCTTTTTTGAAGTAGCTTCCGGGCCTTTAGTGCGTTCAAGTTATCGAGCAGACCGAATATTTAAACAAGATAATTTAGGTTTAGATAATTAA
- a CDS encoding mevalonate kinase encodes MFCDFETTTFGKWILAGEHAVVRGHPALVFPIKEKKLTLTYSANATSLGADYTGTSGADMQLLFWSVLEHGMQLLGRSLNQLGGYFHLDSTIPVGAGMGASAALCVAMSRWFCAQKMIEQSQCNDFAKELEHLFHGKSSGLDVAGVATEGGVYFKLGKIIPLQQKIRPQFFLSSCKQIGITSHCIHQVQDLWTKNPTLAEQIDAQMVVAVEEARNALELGGTDAIPSLSQAINKAADCFYQWNLVSESLQQHMNRLTAEGALAVKPTGSGGGGFVLSLWDKQPPEYLELLSA; translated from the coding sequence ATGTTCTGTGATTTTGAAACCACAACGTTTGGCAAATGGATTTTAGCAGGTGAACATGCTGTAGTACGGGGACATCCAGCTCTTGTATTTCCGATCAAGGAAAAAAAGTTAACCTTAACTTATTCTGCTAATGCAACTTCTTTAGGGGCAGATTATACGGGAACTAGTGGTGCTGATATGCAGCTTTTGTTTTGGAGTGTATTGGAACATGGCATGCAATTATTGGGACGTTCTTTAAATCAATTAGGTGGTTATTTTCATTTAGATAGCACAATTCCTGTAGGAGCCGGAATGGGGGCTTCAGCAGCTCTTTGTGTGGCAATGAGTCGCTGGTTTTGTGCGCAAAAAATGATAGAACAAAGTCAATGTAATGATTTTGCAAAAGAACTAGAACATTTGTTCCATGGAAAAAGTAGTGGGCTCGATGTTGCAGGCGTCGCTACTGAGGGAGGGGTTTATTTCAAATTGGGAAAAATTATACCACTTCAGCAAAAAATTCGTCCTCAATTTTTTTTATCTTCCTGTAAGCAAATCGGAATTACCTCACATTGTATTCATCAGGTCCAGGATTTATGGACTAAAAATCCTACATTAGCTGAGCAAATCGATGCACAAATGGTTGTAGCAGTTGAGGAAGCTAGAAATGCTTTAGAACTGGGGGGAACAGATGCAATCCCTTCTTTATCGCAAGCAATTAATAAAGCGGCAGATTGTTTTTATCAATGGAACTTAGTTAGCGAGAGTTTGCAGCAACATATGAATCGATTAACTGCTGAAGGAGCCTTGGCTGTAAAACCAACAGGTTCTGGAGGAGGGGGATTTGTGCTAAGTCTTTGGGACAAACAACCACCTGAATATCTTGAATTACTAAGTGCCTAA
- a CDS encoding BON domain-containing protein, with amino-acid sequence MQKYVLNILVVFVLFSLVGCQSNQATPNIFRSFSPMAAPGADLTQTVQEALMRNDDLAVSQVHVQTRQDVVILTGYVKKIRLSDTAEQIARQVPGVRGVENHIIVRQ; translated from the coding sequence ATGCAAAAGTACGTACTAAATATCTTGGTGGTTTTTGTTTTATTTTCTTTGGTTGGTTGTCAGTCGAACCAAGCAACTCCTAATATATTTAGGTCGTTTTCACCTATGGCTGCTCCAGGCGCGGATTTAACACAAACTGTACAAGAAGCTTTAATGCGTAATGATGATCTTGCTGTGTCGCAAGTGCATGTTCAAACAAGACAAGATGTTGTAATTTTAACTGGATACGTTAAAAAAATAAGACTCAGTGATACTGCAGAACAAATAGCGCGCCAGGTACCTGGTGTACGTGGTGTAGAAAATCATATAATTGTCCGACAATAG
- a CDS encoding CBS domain-containing protein: MADLIHNALPVPKRKIIFIHPEDSVRKCINMMTELDIGALVVVDNDNQLVGIVSERDIVRSCLHKCIDLDTGTVDDVVHRDITILSPNDVVEKAMQAMTATKRRHVLIRDENDELVAILSIGDLLYHLLEDKARVIEQLENYIHTY, from the coding sequence ATGGCTGACCTAATCCATAATGCCTTACCAGTACCGAAGCGAAAAATTATTTTTATCCATCCAGAAGATTCTGTAAGAAAATGCATTAATATGATGACGGAATTAGATATCGGTGCCTTAGTTGTAGTAGATAACGACAATCAATTAGTAGGTATCGTAAGTGAGCGAGACATAGTTCGTTCTTGCTTGCACAAATGCATTGATCTCGACACAGGAACGGTTGACGATGTGGTGCATAGAGATATAACGATACTTAGCCCTAACGATGTTGTAGAAAAAGCAATGCAAGCTATGACCGCCACTAAAAGAAGACATGTGTTAATTCGTGATGAAAATGATGAGTTGGTCGCTATTTTATCAATAGGTGATTTGCTTTATCATCTATTAGAAGATAAGGCTAGAGTGATAGAACAATTAGAAAATTACATTCATACCTATTAA